A single window of Aphidius gifuensis isolate YNYX2018 linkage group LG1, ASM1490517v1, whole genome shotgun sequence DNA harbors:
- the LOC122847357 gene encoding KAT8 regulatory NSL complex subunit 2 isoform X2, with protein MFRVPKITMPAATSTTQCHHRQKNQTCTFTNYECSQKCLDGYAYCKNHILQDPNAPYKQCTLVYTNGRKCTNPKLDRKDIVYCPEHTKKSQLAKSKSLLRNTLPPSPEIMLLNLSHYSKPDNEQDDENKILDPFNDIDASKINSSCCNILDYASSSDSDVEPTMVNEALKGAYLDDSDNESVNSPQDDPLKHAGIFTAEEVIYIAREKLIKLQTLYIEQFRRLQYTLREKRRKYLQAIKKEKETYCSIHDQPKESAKEKKVYNKLKALHRYHRRNGIEAILYRKSLERRAKITEGVSQKLPSIPKCIFTEGGVKCGERTLPSAKHCRKHILTDDKQVLFKACGAVRADIECHEPVPVIFHSNCVYHMDLPTACKLEPMKFTEDTEDTEEKPKEPTDSLSDVQSVEIDVVGETQEIDPDDDVAGLMREMNDSVNSKQPLFSESVNSENSTDTAFSLTTQLSDKDDLVSTSS; from the exons ATGTTTCGTGTACCAAAAATAACAATGCCTGCAGCAACTTCAACTACTCAGTGTCATCATcgtcaaaaaaatcaaacatgcACATTTACAAACTATGAATGTTCACAAAAATGTTTAGATGGTTATGCATATTGTAAAAATCATATTCTTCAAGATCCAAATGCACCATATAAACAATGTACACTTGTTTATACAAATGGACGTAAATGTACAAATCCAAAATTGGATCGTAAAGACATTGTCTATTGTCCtgaacatacaaaaaaatcacaattagCAAAAAGTAAATCATTATTACGTAATACACTACCTCCATCACCtgaaataatgttattaaatttgagtCATTACTCAAAACCAGATAATGAacaagatgatgaaaataaaatattagatCCATTTa atgatATTGatgcatcaaaaataaattcaagttgcTGTAATATTCTTGATTATGCCAGTTCATCTGACAGTGATGTAGAGCCAACAATGGTCAATGAAGCCTTGAAAGGAGCATATCTTGATGACAGTGACAATGAGAGTGTCAACAGCCCACAAGATGATCCATTAAA gCATGCCGGTATATTCACAGCTGAAGAAGTTATTTACATTGCacgtgaaaaattaataaaactacaAACACTTTATATTGAGCAATTTAGAAGACTACAATATACATTACGTGAAAAAAGACGTAAATATTTACAagctattaaaaaagaaaaagaaacatACTGCAGCATTCATGATCAACCAAAGGAAAGTGCCAAGGaaaaaaaggtatataatAAACTCAAGGCATTACATAGATATCATCGTAGAAATGGCATCGAAGCAATACTATACAGGAAATCATTGGAAAGACGTGCTAAAATAACTGAGGGTGTATCACAAAAATTACCATCAATACCAAAATGTATATTCACTGAGGGAGGTGTTAAATGTGGTGAACGAACATTACCATCAGCAAAACATTGTAGAAAACATATTTTAACa gatgataaacaagttttatttaaagcTTGTGGAGCAGTACGAGCTGATATCGAGTGTCATGAACCAGTACcagttatttttcattcaaattgtGTTTACCATATGGATTTGCCAACAGCATGCAAATTAGAACCTATgaag ttTACAGAGGACACAGAGGATACAGAGGAAAAACCAAAAGAACCAACAGACTCATTGTCTGATGTGCAGTCAGTTGAAATTGATGTCGTTGGTGAAACACAAGAGATTGATCCGGATGATGATGTGGCAGGTCTTATGAGAGAGATGAATGATTCAGTCAACAGCAAACAACCCTTGTTTAGTGAAAGTGTCAATAGTGAAAATAGTACTGATACTGCATTTAGTTTAACAACACAATTAAGTGATAAAGATGATTTAGTCTCGACATCatcgtaa
- the LOC122847357 gene encoding KAT8 regulatory NSL complex subunit 2 isoform X1 — protein sequence MFRVPKITMPAATSTTQCHHRQKNQTCTFTNYECSQKCLDGYAYCKNHILQDPNAPYKQCTLVYTNGRKCTNPKLDRKDIVYCPEHTKKSQLAKSKSLLRNTLPPSPEIMLLNLSHYSKPDNEQDDENKILDPFNDIDASKINSSCCNILDYASSSDSDVEPTMVNEALKGAYLDDSDNESVNSPQDDPLNIDFLRHAGIFTAEEVIYIAREKLIKLQTLYIEQFRRLQYTLREKRRKYLQAIKKEKETYCSIHDQPKESAKEKKVYNKLKALHRYHRRNGIEAILYRKSLERRAKITEGVSQKLPSIPKCIFTEGGVKCGERTLPSAKHCRKHILTDDKQVLFKACGAVRADIECHEPVPVIFHSNCVYHMDLPTACKLEPMKFTEDTEDTEEKPKEPTDSLSDVQSVEIDVVGETQEIDPDDDVAGLMREMNDSVNSKQPLFSESVNSENSTDTAFSLTTQLSDKDDLVSTSS from the exons ATGTTTCGTGTACCAAAAATAACAATGCCTGCAGCAACTTCAACTACTCAGTGTCATCATcgtcaaaaaaatcaaacatgcACATTTACAAACTATGAATGTTCACAAAAATGTTTAGATGGTTATGCATATTGTAAAAATCATATTCTTCAAGATCCAAATGCACCATATAAACAATGTACACTTGTTTATACAAATGGACGTAAATGTACAAATCCAAAATTGGATCGTAAAGACATTGTCTATTGTCCtgaacatacaaaaaaatcacaattagCAAAAAGTAAATCATTATTACGTAATACACTACCTCCATCACCtgaaataatgttattaaatttgagtCATTACTCAAAACCAGATAATGAacaagatgatgaaaataaaatattagatCCATTTa atgatATTGatgcatcaaaaataaattcaagttgcTGTAATATTCTTGATTATGCCAGTTCATCTGACAGTGATGTAGAGCCAACAATGGTCAATGAAGCCTTGAAAGGAGCATATCTTGATGACAGTGACAATGAGAGTGTCAACAGCCCACAAGATGATCCATTAAA tattgattttttaaggCATGCCGGTATATTCACAGCTGAAGAAGTTATTTACATTGCacgtgaaaaattaataaaactacaAACACTTTATATTGAGCAATTTAGAAGACTACAATATACATTACGTGAAAAAAGACGTAAATATTTACAagctattaaaaaagaaaaagaaacatACTGCAGCATTCATGATCAACCAAAGGAAAGTGCCAAGGaaaaaaaggtatataatAAACTCAAGGCATTACATAGATATCATCGTAGAAATGGCATCGAAGCAATACTATACAGGAAATCATTGGAAAGACGTGCTAAAATAACTGAGGGTGTATCACAAAAATTACCATCAATACCAAAATGTATATTCACTGAGGGAGGTGTTAAATGTGGTGAACGAACATTACCATCAGCAAAACATTGTAGAAAACATATTTTAACa gatgataaacaagttttatttaaagcTTGTGGAGCAGTACGAGCTGATATCGAGTGTCATGAACCAGTACcagttatttttcattcaaattgtGTTTACCATATGGATTTGCCAACAGCATGCAAATTAGAACCTATgaag ttTACAGAGGACACAGAGGATACAGAGGAAAAACCAAAAGAACCAACAGACTCATTGTCTGATGTGCAGTCAGTTGAAATTGATGTCGTTGGTGAAACACAAGAGATTGATCCGGATGATGATGTGGCAGGTCTTATGAGAGAGATGAATGATTCAGTCAACAGCAAACAACCCTTGTTTAGTGAAAGTGTCAATAGTGAAAATAGTACTGATACTGCATTTAGTTTAACAACACAATTAAGTGATAAAGATGATTTAGTCTCGACATCatcgtaa